ATCCCGCAGGCAGGTTAAGACCGCATTCGGTATGCTGCCGTACCCCACCTGGATGGTGTCACCGTCTTCCACAATACGGGCCACATATTTGCCAATGCGCATGGCAATTTCATCGGAAACCCTGGCATTATACTCAAGCAGCGGCTCATTAAACGGGATAATAAAATCCACGTCCCTGATGTGTACAAAGGTATCGCCATGCACTCTGGGCATATAAGAGTTTACCTGAGCTATTACCACCGAAGCGGCCTTAACAGCTTCCTTGACAATATCCACACTTATTCCGAGACTCATGTACCCGTGTTTGTCGGGCAGGGAGGTCTGGATCAAGGCCACGTCAATGGGTGTTATCCCGCGCCTGATCAAACCCGGCACTTCCGATAAAAATACCGGCGTATAATCAGCCACCCCCTGGTTAACTGCATTTCTGGTATTACTGCCGATAAAAAAGGAGTTATGGCGGAAATAATCCCGGAACTTATTATCTGTATATGGGGCCACGCCGAGAGTCCAGACATGCAGCACTTCCGTATCACAAAAGGCCTTGGGATGTTTCTGCACATAACTGACCAAAGCCTGTACCAGGAACTGGGGCTCCCCGCAAGCCGTACCGATAAAAATCCGGTCTCCGGGGCGGATATGGCTAAATACCTTTTCTTGTGAAACAAACTTTTGGGGATAGACTTTGCGTATTTCTTCGATGATGCCGACAGTCTCTTCCATACTCACCCTGGACACTCCTTTCTAAGCTTGTGCATTTTTTCACGTTCTCTCTTATTTTATAATACCATATTTTTATATTCCCGAGCAGCCTATTTTTCGTAAAAAACGATATTTCATAAAAAATAAACACCGCCCCTAAGGACTCAGGAAGCGGTGTCAATTCAGTATTAGCTATGACTTTAATTTTACCATACGCCATCGCCGAAGAAAAGGAGAATCAGAATCAAGAAGAGGATAAAAGCAAAGTTACCCCAAGCAACCTCTTGAGTTCTTATCATCCGCAGGCCCTCCTTTCTGTTTGCGGTATCAGGCACAGCTTTGGTTGTTTTTTACCAAACCCCATCCCCGAAGAAAAGAAGAATTAAAATCAGGAAAAGAATAAACGCGAAGTTGCCAAACCATTCCTGAGTTCGTACTTCAGCCACTCCAAACCCTCCTTTACTCTAGTTTTGCTCCCAAAGGGTACCTAAATTCAGTTAAAAGTTTTTCAAATCTGTCCAGGGGTCCATACTATTTAAATTAAAAATTGTCCGGCCCGTTGCAGGGCCGGAACTGTTTCTGCGTTTTTAAAACAATTCGGCTCTTTTACCATACTCCGTCTCCGAAGAAGAGAAGGATCAGAATCAGGAAAAGGATAAACGCAAAGTTAGCAAACCATTCCTGAGTTTTAACGTCTGCCATTTTATACCCCCCTTTACTACTGATTTTCAACTAACCTTCATTAAATACTATGTATATTTACTGCTATTGGTGCTTGTTCCTAAAATTATACCCTTTACCACCAACCGCCGACAAAAAAGAAAATAATGATTATGAAGAAAAAGAACCCGAAGCCGAAAATAAATTGCTGCTGCTTAGCTTCCGCCATATGAAAACCCTCCTTTTCCGTTCCACTTGAATCTCTGTGCAGTCAAATTTTCGGTCTTATTAAATACTACGCAAAGGGCCTTTTAAGGGTTACAGTTGGCTCGCTCAGTGGTTGATCAACTCCTGTGTTATTTTTTTTCAGCTTTTTTAAATGACAGGCAGTACAGATGCCCGTAGTAAATTTCTTTGTACTCCGGTCCTACTATTTCACGGGGAAGCAGGTGCAAAGGCGCTCCGGTTTTAGCCTGGTCTACTATGGTAATCCGGGCCCCCGGTTTCGCAACCCGTAGCATTTCTCTTATAGCGCCGCCTTTATCATTAAATAGTCTTAATCCCAAAACATTGAATACCACGTCAAAAACATTGTCTACAAAGGGTAGTTTTTCTGCTGCCGCCATGGCCAGTTCAACGTCAATGCCCTTTCTTTGCATGGACTTCTTGCATCGCCTCAGCATTTCCCAGGAAATATCAATGCCAAAACATTGTGCTGTTCTTGGAAGGTAAAGCAAATTTGCGCCCGTCCCTATGGATACTTCCAGGACCTTATCTTTATCGCCTATTCCCAACTCTTTAATATACTCCATGCGCATCAAATGCTCGCCACCCTGTCGGGCAGTTTGCATCCGGTGCAAAAAGTCGTAAAAAGGGGCCACTAAGTTATAAAACTTCTGTTGTTTGCGGTTATTGCCCGGCATCTGGCTTTTATCGAGAAACAGGGGAATACCCTCCCGCACAGGGAACTTTGCCCCCGTTTTTTGGCCTACCAGCAGTTCTACCGGCCTACCCCCAGCTCCCTGTTCGACTATTAACTCCAACCTCTCACCTGTGTGGGGACTGCATAAAAACTGTACATTTTCCGATTTCATGGAAATCTCCCTTCGTTTTTTTAAATTGCATAACAATAAATCTTTAAATCATTATACGAAGATCAATGCCATTAGGCCTATCTAAAATCAACCGGCCAAAACTTTTTTATTGAAACAACCGTTGCCCTGTGGATGCCGCTGTACTGCCGTCCGTAACTCATGGCCGGGTTTTAGGCAACTGACAAAAAAAAAAAACAGGACATCAGCCCTGCCATTAGAAGTTAATTTCTTGTTTTAACAGGGACGGTCTCCAAATAACCAAGGCCACAGTAAAAGCTAAGCTTATCAAAGCCCCTAATCCCAATGCTGCCGGGGCCCCCCAGGCATGGGCCATGGAGCCGCTCAAAAAACTACCAAGCGGGACAAGACCGCCAAAAACCAGAGTATATATGCTCATTACCCGGCCCCGCATATTTGGCGGAGATTGTACCTGCAGCAGCGAATTGCAGTTAGTCGTAAAGGTGATGACCCATAATCCTGTAATCCCCAGTAAAAGGTAGGCCAGGGCGTAACTTTTGGCCGGTACCAGCAATAGCTCAAAAATGCTTACCCCAGCCGCCGCTATAAAAAGGCTGCGCATTTTCGGCCCGTGCGCGCTCCTAATGGCCAAAATTACAGAACCTATAATAGCGCCGACACCGTTAGCGCCCATCAAAAAACCATAGGTTTTCGCCCCCGCATGAAATACGTTCTTCGCATATAAAGGTACCAGGACGTTGAAATTGAAGGCAAAAACATTTATAACGGCCAGCAGCGCCAGGGGTACGAAAATGCCCGGCGTCTTCCGGACATAATCCAAACCGGCTTTTATTCCCTGCCAAACCCCCTCCTGGCAGCGCCGGCTTGCCGGTTGGACAGGCTTTGGCAAACGAATCAGCCATATTCCCGTTATGACGGGAAGGAAACTTACCGCATTTATTAAAAAACATAAAGCAATGCCCAACTTGGCAATTACCAGTCCGGATACCGAAGGACCTACAACCCTCGCAGCATTAAAAATGGAAGAATTGAGCACAATAGCATTCATCAGGTCCGCTTCTCCGACCAATTCTATCATAAAAGCCTGCCTGGCCGGCATGTCAAAAGTATTCATTACCCCCAAAAGAACGGCCAGGATAAGCACATGCCATAATTTTACCGTGTGCATCCAGGTATCCACTGCCAGAATAAAAGCCAAAGTCATCAGCCCGGCCTGAGTAAAAATGAGCATTTTCTTTTTGGGAAACCGGTCTATCAGCGTACCGGCATACAGAGAAAACAACGTCATAGGCAGAAATTGAAATGTACTTACAACCCCCAACCAAAAAGCAGACCTGGTTAGCTCGAGAACCAACCAGGACTGGGCCACATTTTGCATCCAGGTGCCGATTAAGGAGATACACTGCCCTCCCCAAAATAAGCGGAAATTTCTATGTTTCAGCGCCGCAACTACCTGGGGAATCTGCAACCTTTTTTTTGACAACACCTTTTCCATTATTCATCTGTTCCCCCAATAAAACTGATGTAAAAGTCAATGCATATTCGGAACATTAGCCGGTCCCCGGACCAGGGAAGTGAAAACAGCCAACAAGGCAATGCCGCATGCAACAAGAAAGGCGAGCTGTATGGACCCGGTAAAGGCTTGAATTTTCAACGGCGCGCCGGCCATGCCGGCTGCTGCCAGCTTTTTCATAAGGTAATTCTGCCGGCCGGTAAATACGGCTCCTGATATGGCCACACCCAAAACCATGCCCACATTCCGCATGCCCGCCAGCAGACTGGAAGCTATACCCCTGCGGTATGGCGGTACCGCCCCCATTATGGCGCTGTTGTTGGGTGTCTGGAATATTCCCGAACCGAGCCCCACCGTAACCAGCGCCAACACCACCGTTAAATTGGAAGACTCGAAATTCAGGTTGCTCAACAACCACATACCCAGAGCCGTGATGGCCATTCCCAGGGAACTGATATAACGGGTATCCACCCTGTCGGATAAGGATCCGCTGATAGGCGCAATCAACATGGTGGTTAAGGGCATGGGAATAAGCATCAACCCCGCTTTGGAAGGAGGCATACCCCGCAGTTGCTGCAGATAAAAGGGCATCAGCAAAACAACCGAAAACATGGCCACATAATTCAACAGCGCTGATAAATTGGACATGGAAAAAAGCCTGTTCTTAAAGAGGGAAAGGTCAACCATGGGATGGGCCAGCCGCTTTTCCAGGAACAGGAATGCAACAAACAATAATATCCCCACCGCCAGCGAAGTAATGATATAAGGATTGCTCCAACCTACTTTTTCGGCATAACTCAAAGGGAGCAGAATAGCAACCAGGGCAAGGAAAACCAAGGCCGCTCCTTTAATGTCAAAAGGCTGGGCCCCTTGCCCCCCGGAATCAGGGATAACCTGTTGGGCTAAAATGATAGACAAGATACCAACTGGAACGTTAATATAAAAAATGCTCGGCCAGCCAAACTTGGCAGTCAGGAACCCACCAAGTACAGGCCCTGTGGAAAGGGCAATGGATACTGAAACAGCAATCACTCCCATGTATTTCCCCCGTTCTTGGGGTGGAGCAACATCAGTAACTATAGCCGGCCCCATTGACATTAGCATGCCGGCCCCAATGGCCTGCAGAACGCGGAAAGCGATTAGAAAGCCGATGGACGGGGCCAGGCCGCAGAGCAATGAGCCGATGGTGAAAACAACAAAACCCCAGATATAAATGCGTTTATGTCCATAAAGGTCTCCCAACCGGCCAAAAGTAAGCAGGAGACTGCTGATGATAAGTAAATAGGCCATAACAACCCATTCCACAGAGGAAAATGAAACCTGGAAATAGGAACGGATGCTCGGCAGAGCTATATTGACTACGCTGGAATCCAACGGTCCCATAAAGGTGCCCACTGCTACCGCTATGAGGACTTGAAACCGGCGACTTGGAGTTAACTGCTCATGTAAAGTCGGTAATGGTTTTATAATTTGGTCAGCCTTCATGTTCTTCCTCCCTGTCAGTTAAATTAGTAAAGATTTTTTCCAATAAGTTTTTCAATTGTTGAATTTCCCCGGTGTCAAACCCCTGTAACGCCTCATCAAGCGCTTTTGTTGCCGCAGTCACTAACACACCTTTGAGTCCATACCCCTTTTCGGTAAGAAATACAGAAAAGGCTCGCCTGTCATCAGGATTCTCCTGCCTTTTAATAAGGCCTTTTTCCTCGAGTTTATCCAGGATTCTGGTAACATTGGGCTGGTCCTTAAAACTCTTTTCCGATAGCTCCTTTTGAGAAATTCCTTCCTTTTCCCATAGCCAGTTCAAGATTCCCCACTGTTCAGGCGTAATTTCATATGGCTTGAGATGTCGGGCCAGATTATTTTTCATCTTTAAAGCAGTTTTATTGATAATAAATCCCAAAGAATCTTCCATTTTAAATTCCATAAGAACTCCTCTTATATCTTTGCCGATACAAATTCCCAAACCCAACAACAACATTAAATCATTGCCGAAACAATAATTGCTATGACAATTATTATAGCAAAAATTTTACTCTAATAATACTGTTTTTTATACCTTATAGTTTGCAACGCCAAAATGCAGCCGGCCAGCCAAAATCCCCCGCCTGCCCAGCCGGCCAGGACATCGCTGGGGTAATGAGCGCCTAAATAAATCCGGCTAATTCCGATCAAAACAACTAACAGGGTCAGTCCAGCAACTACCAAAACCCTAAACCGGGAATGGCGAAGGTACAACCAGGTCAGAAAAGCCAAAAAACCATAAAAGGCAGCGCTGGTCATGGTATGGCCGCTGGGGAAACTGTAGCCGCTAACCTCCACCAACGGAGTAAGTTCCGGCCTGGGCCTTTGAAAAATCATCTTCAGAGCTTCATTGAGTAGCCACCCGCCCAAAAGTGATATAACCACCATAGCAGAATCCCAATAATGTTTTTTCTGTCTGATCAAAATAAATACAACCAGCAAAGCAATTATCGCCAAAACTCCTGCTGAGCCAAAATTGGTAATTAATTTCATAGTTTCAGTGAGGGCCGGGCTGCTCAAACCGGTGATAAAGTTCGTCACTACAGTGTCGAAGAGTCTTAACTCGTTAAATATCAGGTCTTCAGCCAGTTTAGCAAAGATTAAAAGAGACATGGCCGCCAGGATGCTTCCGGAAACAAGATATGTTCCAAATTCCCCTAGCGGGCTCAATTTCTTTTCAATCAGTAATTCTATTTTCTTTGTCCAGACAGCAAAAATACCGCCGGCCGGTACACCTTGATGCCTAACTTTGTAAAGCAGATAAATAAGCAGAACTACTGCAGCCACAACCAGTGTCCCCGCACCAAGGTACTTGTTCAGGAATTGTTCCGCTGCCCGGCCCAACAGCATAATAATAAGTCCCTCCAAAAAAAACCGGGCGCCGCGGCCCAACAAGGAAGCCAATAAAAATGTATTCTTATTTACCTTAAACACTCCAGAAGCAATGGTAAAGACTTTAAAGGGTATGGGGGTAAAAGCCGAAATAGCCAC
The DNA window shown above is from Thermincola ferriacetica and carries:
- a CDS encoding methyltransferase domain-containing protein; its protein translation is MKSENVQFLCSPHTGERLELIVEQGAGGRPVELLVGQKTGAKFPVREGIPLFLDKSQMPGNNRKQQKFYNLVAPFYDFLHRMQTARQGGEHLMRMEYIKELGIGDKDKVLEVSIGTGANLLYLPRTAQCFGIDISWEMLRRCKKSMQRKGIDVELAMAAAEKLPFVDNVFDVVFNVLGLRLFNDKGGAIREMLRVAKPGARITIVDQAKTGAPLHLLPREIVGPEYKEIYYGHLYCLSFKKAEKK
- a CDS encoding MarR family winged helix-turn-helix transcriptional regulator, which encodes MEFKMEDSLGFIINKTALKMKNNLARHLKPYEITPEQWGILNWLWEKEGISQKELSEKSFKDQPNVTRILDKLEEKGLIKRQENPDDRRAFSVFLTEKGYGLKGVLVTAATKALDEALQGFDTGEIQQLKNLLEKIFTNLTDREEEHEG
- a CDS encoding MFS transporter; translation: MKADQIIKPLPTLHEQLTPSRRFQVLIAVAVGTFMGPLDSSVVNIALPSIRSYFQVSFSSVEWVVMAYLLIISSLLLTFGRLGDLYGHKRIYIWGFVVFTIGSLLCGLAPSIGFLIAFRVLQAIGAGMLMSMGPAIVTDVAPPQERGKYMGVIAVSVSIALSTGPVLGGFLTAKFGWPSIFYINVPVGILSIILAQQVIPDSGGQGAQPFDIKGAALVFLALVAILLPLSYAEKVGWSNPYIITSLAVGILLFVAFLFLEKRLAHPMVDLSLFKNRLFSMSNLSALLNYVAMFSVVLLMPFYLQQLRGMPPSKAGLMLIPMPLTTMLIAPISGSLSDRVDTRYISSLGMAITALGMWLLSNLNFESSNLTVVLALVTVGLGSGIFQTPNNSAIMGAVPPYRRGIASSLLAGMRNVGMVLGVAISGAVFTGRQNYLMKKLAAAGMAGAPLKIQAFTGSIQLAFLVACGIALLAVFTSLVRGPANVPNMH
- a CDS encoding MFS transporter, which encodes MEKVLSKKRLQIPQVVAALKHRNFRLFWGGQCISLIGTWMQNVAQSWLVLELTRSAFWLGVVSTFQFLPMTLFSLYAGTLIDRFPKKKMLIFTQAGLMTLAFILAVDTWMHTVKLWHVLILAVLLGVMNTFDMPARQAFMIELVGEADLMNAIVLNSSIFNAARVVGPSVSGLVIAKLGIALCFLINAVSFLPVITGIWLIRLPKPVQPASRRCQEGVWQGIKAGLDYVRKTPGIFVPLALLAVINVFAFNFNVLVPLYAKNVFHAGAKTYGFLMGANGVGAIIGSVILAIRSAHGPKMRSLFIAAAGVSIFELLLVPAKSYALAYLLLGITGLWVITFTTNCNSLLQVQSPPNMRGRVMSIYTLVFGGLVPLGSFLSGSMAHAWGAPAALGLGALISLAFTVALVIWRPSLLKQEINF
- a CDS encoding phosphatase PAP2 family protein encodes the protein MNITSYFLQYGALGLFLVSFAESSFFPVPPDVLLIPLAIKNPSSALLLALITTVASVAGAVFGYFIGWRAGRPVLDRFVSGARIHKVEEMFGKYGGWAVAISAFTPIPFKVFTIASGVFKVNKNTFLLASLLGRGARFFLEGLIIMLLGRAAEQFLNKYLGAGTLVVAAVVLLIYLLYKVRHQGVPAGGIFAVWTKKIELLIEKKLSPLGEFGTYLVSGSILAAMSLLIFAKLAEDLIFNELRLFDTVVTNFITGLSSPALTETMKLITNFGSAGVLAIIALLVVFILIRQKKHYWDSAMVVISLLGGWLLNEALKMIFQRPRPELTPLVEVSGYSFPSGHTMTSAAFYGFLAFLTWLYLRHSRFRVLVVAGLTLLVVLIGISRIYLGAHYPSDVLAGWAGGGFWLAGCILALQTIRYKKQYY